The window TCTCGTTTAGTTTTGGTTGGGATCTACGGATGAATTGCTCTCGGCTTCTTTGGCCTTGATCGTGGCCAGCTCTGTTTCTGCATCCGAAACGATTTCCTCAAACTCGGAAAAATTGGAAATCACGCTTTCCAAAATGTAGGTGGCCTGGAAAGCATCTCCCAAACGGTAGAAGTTCTTGGCCATGATCACCAACCCTTTACCGGCCCACTCCTTGTAAGCAGCGTAGTCCTTGGCCAATTTTTGGACGGATTCATTGGATGCCTCAAAATTCTGTTCCTTATTTTTAAAATAGGCATCGTAGTACCACGCTTCGGCTGCTAGCTCTCCCGATGCGATTTGTTTCACATCCTGATAAGCTGTTTTGGCCAATTGTTCATTATCCGTGGCTATGGCAGATCGTGCAATCATGACGTGAGCATCACTTTTGATGCGATTGTCTATTTTGGGAGCATTCAACACCTTTTCGGCATAGGCGATGGTCTGTGCATAATCCTTCTGACCGTAAAAACCTTTCATCAAATTGGACTGTGCAAAGGTTTTGTTCTCCGAGATATCAGCAGTATTTTCCAATCGTTTCAGGTAGGGAATGGCATTGGTGTAATCTTGTTGTTCCACATAAATTTCACAAACACGGGTCAGGGCCTGTTCGGTGTACTCTCCATTCCCGCCATCGGCCACGGCCTTGTATTTGGGCAATGCCTTGCTTTTTTCTCCGTTCGCAAAATAGAGTTGTGCCAACGCAAAATTGGCATTTTGGGCATGCAATCCGTTGGGGAACTCTTTGAGGTAATCCTCATATCCACGAATGGCAGCGGCGGTCTTGCCTTCAATTTGTTTTCGTTCTGCCGATTCAAAACTGGCGTTGTCCAGCTCCGTATCGGTCACCTCCACAAAATCGAGGTTTCGGGCCCATGCGGCATATTCACTCACCCTTCCCTCATCCACATAAACCAATTTGGCCGTAGCCACGGCTTGTTTGGCCTCTTGGGTGTTGGGATATTTTTGCACAACTTCCTTCAACTTATCCAACGCTTGTTGGTTACGACTGGAATTGTAGTAGACCAAACCGGAACGCAACAATCCACGGGGCGCGAACTTGCTGCCCGAGTACTCATCAACGATACGGTCGTAGGTTTGCAACCCTAAACTTTCTTGATTATTGTTAATATAGGAGTTGCCCAGTTCAAACAAGGCATCATCCCGTAAAGAAGAGGTCGGGAACATGGTCAAAAATTCGTTGAGACCATCAATTTTGGCAGTATTGTTGCCCAAAAAGCCATCACACAGCGTTTTTTGGAATGCCGCGTAATCCCGTTCCGGACCGTTCATCTTTGATGATGTATCGTAAGCCTTTCTGGCCAGTTGGTATTTACTGTTCACAAAATAGCTGTCGCCCAACCGCAGATAACCATCATTTTTACGTTGATCATCAATGGCATTGGAACCTACCACATTCTGAAAATAGGAAATGGCATTGTTGTAATCTTTCAATTTGAAATAGGTATACCCCAAATTATAATCCAGTTGCTCATATTCCGAAAGCGATTTGGCCGCTGGAGCTTTCTGGAACCGCACAAAATCCACCAAAGCTTCCTCAAAACGGTTCAAACGATAGGCTGATTCCGCCTTCCAGTACAGCGCACGTACCTCAAAATTAGGATTGGCAGCACTTTTGACAGATTTGTCAAAACGTTCCCAAGCTGCTTCGTAGTCGCCGTCAATAAAAAGCTCCACCCCACGATAGTAGGCTACCTTTTGATAGGTTTCCTTGCTGGCGTAGTTCTGGTTTTCTTCCAATAACTGCATCGCACCTTCAAAATTCCTGGAGGTGATATACGAATCCACCAACAGTTCCTGAATTTCCATTTGGTGCTCATCCTTCGGATAGGTTTCCAAATAAGTGGTCAACACTTGCGGAACGGGTTCGTAGGCATTACCGATTTCGTAGCTCAAACGGGCGTAGTTCAACCAAGCATCTTTCTGGATTTCGGGGCTGTAGTCCATTTGCGAAGCATTTCGGAACGCATTCAAGGCCTCGGACTTTTTATCGAGCTTTAAATAGCATTCCGCCAAATGATAATAGGCGTTTTGGGAAACGGCATTGTTTCCACCAATAATTTTGTTGAATTGTTGAATGGCCTTTTCGTAGTCGCCCAATTTGTAGTGGCTATATCCCAACAAATAATAATCGGTATTGTTCCATTTGCCGCGTTTGCCCCTGTATTCTTCCAAATAGGGAATGGCTTCTGCGTATTGTTCCAGGTTGAAATAGCTCTCACCAATAATTTTATTGAGTTCAGAAACCTCTTCGCGGTTCGATTTGGGCAATTGCTTTTTGGCCATGGCGATGGCTTCCTCAAACTTGCCCAGCTTAAAATTCAGGTCGGCCTGATAGTACGAAAGCTTTTCATTGAGCAACTCCGGGTCCTGAATTTGGTCGAAACGTGCGCTTGCCGAATTGTAATCGTCCTGTTCGTAGGCAATATACCCTAAATAATATTTGGCCTGTGAGCCATATTTTTGGGAAGTCGTGACCTTGTTCAAATAACGCTCGGCCTCCTGCGGACGTTTGGAAGCATAGAGCGCGTAGCCATTGTTGAAGTTAAAGCGGTCGCGCTCCGAGTAGGGCATGGAATTCTCATCCACCTTTTTGTACCACTTGAGCGCGTAGGGATATTTTCCGGTTTCAAAATAATAGTCGGCCACATCCAAAAAGGCTGAATTCCGCTTGGTGGACGTTGGATAGCGCTCCACAAAATCCTCCATCATTTTGTCGGCGCCACGCTGGTTCAACCGAATAGCGGCATTGGCAGCATAGTAGGCACTATTGGCCTCGGTTTCGCCATCCTTGGTAGTGGCCTTTACCGATTCGAAAATGTTTTGTGCGGCTTGATACTGACCATTGTTGTAGAGGGCCAAGGCATCTTGATACACTTTATTTTCGTGGGTGTATATTTTGGTTTCCTGTGCAGAAAGCACAAAAAAAGTTCCCATTAAAATGGGAAACAGTAGGAGGTTTTTTCGATTCATAGTGTTCTACGCTCTTCTCGATTGACTGTACTCATAACGTCAAAATTAAGGCCAAAGTATATTTTTAATGTCATTTGACGAAATTTACGATGCGCTGTTGGACGAATCAGGCCGAATTGGTACTTTTGATTGGTCTGTGAATAAATCTTGCTTCTCACAGCGATTTCAACCTCAACATACTAGGGCCCAACAGGGTCGGAAATAAAATGGGCATGCCTTTGGGCGTTGTCCAACTGTTTAACTTTAATTTGGTTGAAATGACATATTTGATTGCCCTCCCCATGCTGATTTTGTTGCTAGGAATTCTACTGTTCAACAATCTCATCAGCAAAAAAAACAAGGTCGAAGAAGCGTACAGTGGCATTGATGTGATGCTTAAAAAAAGAACGGACCTGATTCCACGCTTGGTCAATACGGTGAAAGGCGCCATGCAGCACGAGCGTGAAACGCTTACCGAACTCACCCAGCTACGGGAAAAACTCTTGAATAAGGATACTTCGCCCAATGACCGGTTTACGATGGAAAACCAACTAGGAAAGCTTTTGGGAAACATACAGCTACGGGCAGAAGCTTATCCTGAACTCAAAGCCAATCAGAATTTTGCGCTGCTGCAAAACAGTCTTAACGAAATGGAAGAACAATTATCTGCAGCTAGACGTGCCTACAACGCGGCGGTGAATTCATTTAACAATGGTATGGAGATGTTCCCTTCCAATATCGTTGCAAAACTGATGGGCTATACCAACAGAACACTTTTCACCATCGAACCAACAGAGGCTAAGGCCCCTGAAGTATCGTTCTAAAACAAGGGATGGTGGAAAACAAACAGAAATTGTTGGACAAAGTGGCTCCTTTGCTCCAAAAAGCTGAGATTGTCAGAAAAAAGTATCGATTTTACCAAGGAGTTTACAACAAGCTAATCCTCTTGTTCTTAATGGGTATGTTGAGTTTGGTCTTGATGGTTTTCTTTAACAATATCGGTTTCAGCAGATGGATGGCACGGGTTATGCCTGCTCAAAATTTTGGTGTCATTCAATTTGCCATGACTGCCTATTGGCTTCTGTTCTTTATTTTGATGATAGCCTCCTATCGCTTCAAAAACAAGTTCAAACAAGCCGAACGGGAGATTCTAAAAATAGCTTTGGATGACATCGCTCCCGAATTCAAATTTGAGTCACATAAACAAATCCCCCCACAACAAATTGCCGAGAGCAAGCTGCTTCATAGTTTTACTCCAGCAAAGAGGAATAAAAAGTTGCCCAGCCTTCATAACCTCAACTTTGGAGTATTACGGGGAAAAGTCGGCAATTCTTCTATCCTGATGGGAGATGTCAACATCATCAACCAAGGGATTTACAATTCCTACCTCATGTTCATTCCCTTGCTCCCGCACTTATTGGTCACTTATAATTTAGTAAGGCCGTTGTTTTCCAAACACCGTTCCACAGATTATTTCGGAAGCCATTTTGTGGGGATGTTTGCCGTGGTGGATTTCCCCAAAAAATTCAAGGGCCATACCGTAATCCTACCCGACACCTTGGAGAAACGGGTTGGATATGTAGCCCAAACCCTCCAAAGTCTCAACCTGACCAGAGGCCAACTGGTGAAGATGGAGGATCCTGAGTTTGAAAAGCATTTTGTAGTCTACGGTACGGACCAAATTGAAGCTCGCTACCTCCTTTCACCCTCTTTGATGCAAAGGATAACACAACTTTATCAGAAAATAAACAAACCCATCCTGCTATCGTTTCACAAAAACAAATTGTATATGGGGGTGCGACATGCCCATGGTTTTTTGAGCTTGGACAAGAAAAAAAACCTAACCGAAACAGATGTGTTTGGCATACTGTACGAAGACATCACCACGGCGGTGGGCATTGTGGAAGACCTAAACCTCAATAGGAATATCTGGAACGCCGACACTCCGGTAGCTTCCAATTAAAATTATGGATAAAGGTTGCATTTTGATAGGGCGTACCATATTTTCAAATACTTTTGTATAACCATTGAAATGAAAATATGCCCGAGACCATCGTAAAATTACAAGACGTTGCTGTATTCCAAAACGAGAACCTAGTCCTTAACCATATTGATTTAGAGGTAAAAAAAGGCGAGTTTGTCTATGTGATCGGAAAAACGGGGAGCGGGAAAAGTAGTTTTATGAAAACCCTCTATGCCGATCTGCCGCTTAGGCAAGGAACAGGGCAGGTGGTCGATTTTGATTTAAAAACCCTAAAGGAACGCGACATCCCTTTTTTAAGGCGAAAGCTAGGGATTGTTTTTCAGGATTTTAAGTTGCTTCCCGACCGAAACGTGAACAATAACTTAAAGTTTGTGCTGAAGGCTACCGGGTGGAAAGACCCCAAAAAGATGGACGATAAGATCGAGGAGGTTTTGAACAAAGTGGGTATGAAAACCAAAGGTTTTAAATTTCCCCACGAACTTTCCGGGGGCGAACAACAACGTATCGCCATTGCAAGGGCCCTTCTAAACGACCCCGAACTTATTTTGGCCGATGAGCCTACCGGAAACCTCGATCCGCAGACCAGCGTAGAAGTAATGAAGGTGCTGCAGGACATCAACCAGAACGGACGCACCATTATTATGGCCACGCACGACTACGCCTTAATCCTCAAATATCCGCACAAAACCCTAAAATGTGATGGCAGCAAGGTGTTTGAAGTCATCCAAAAGGCTGTTTAGCGGGCTATTCCATTGCTTGTCAGACGATTTCCAAAACAATTACGGGATGCGCAAAAGTTTTTGTTACTTTGCCTAAACTAATTTTGCTTCCCATATATGGAAATTCTTGGAATTGATATTGGCGGATCGGGCATTAAAGGTGCCCTCGTAAACGCCGAAACCGGAGAAATGTTGACAGAGCGTTTCCGAATCCCAACCCCAAAATCCAAAAAACCCAAAGATATGGCCAAAGTAGTGGCCAAAATTGTGGACCACTTTAATTATGAAGGTCCTGTTGGGTGTGGATTTCCATCCATAGTCAAAAATGGGGTATGCAAATCCCCTGGAAACTTGGACCCAAGTTGGGTAGGTGTCAATATCGACGAATTGTTTACCGAGTATACCGGACATGAATTTACCGTAC is drawn from Flagellimonas sp. MMG031 and contains these coding sequences:
- a CDS encoding LemA family protein, with product MTYLIALPMLILLLGILLFNNLISKKNKVEEAYSGIDVMLKKRTDLIPRLVNTVKGAMQHERETLTELTQLREKLLNKDTSPNDRFTMENQLGKLLGNIQLRAEAYPELKANQNFALLQNSLNEMEEQLSAARRAYNAAVNSFNNGMEMFPSNIVAKLMGYTNRTLFTIEPTEAKAPEVSF
- a CDS encoding ATP-binding cassette domain-containing protein; its protein translation is MPETIVKLQDVAVFQNENLVLNHIDLEVKKGEFVYVIGKTGSGKSSFMKTLYADLPLRQGTGQVVDFDLKTLKERDIPFLRRKLGIVFQDFKLLPDRNVNNNLKFVLKATGWKDPKKMDDKIEEVLNKVGMKTKGFKFPHELSGGEQQRIAIARALLNDPELILADEPTGNLDPQTSVEVMKVLQDINQNGRTIIMATHDYALILKYPHKTLKCDGSKVFEVIQKAV
- a CDS encoding DUF3137 domain-containing protein translates to MVENKQKLLDKVAPLLQKAEIVRKKYRFYQGVYNKLILLFLMGMLSLVLMVFFNNIGFSRWMARVMPAQNFGVIQFAMTAYWLLFFILMIASYRFKNKFKQAEREILKIALDDIAPEFKFESHKQIPPQQIAESKLLHSFTPAKRNKKLPSLHNLNFGVLRGKVGNSSILMGDVNIINQGIYNSYLMFIPLLPHLLVTYNLVRPLFSKHRSTDYFGSHFVGMFAVVDFPKKFKGHTVILPDTLEKRVGYVAQTLQSLNLTRGQLVKMEDPEFEKHFVVYGTDQIEARYLLSPSLMQRITQLYQKINKPILLSFHKNKLYMGVRHAHGFLSLDKKKNLTETDVFGILYEDITTAVGIVEDLNLNRNIWNADTPVASN
- a CDS encoding tetratricopeptide repeat protein; its protein translation is MNRKNLLLFPILMGTFFVLSAQETKIYTHENKVYQDALALYNNGQYQAAQNIFESVKATTKDGETEANSAYYAANAAIRLNQRGADKMMEDFVERYPTSTKRNSAFLDVADYYFETGKYPYALKWYKKVDENSMPYSERDRFNFNNGYALYASKRPQEAERYLNKVTTSQKYGSQAKYYLGYIAYEQDDYNSASARFDQIQDPELLNEKLSYYQADLNFKLGKFEEAIAMAKKQLPKSNREEVSELNKIIGESYFNLEQYAEAIPYLEEYRGKRGKWNNTDYYLLGYSHYKLGDYEKAIQQFNKIIGGNNAVSQNAYYHLAECYLKLDKKSEALNAFRNASQMDYSPEIQKDAWLNYARLSYEIGNAYEPVPQVLTTYLETYPKDEHQMEIQELLVDSYITSRNFEGAMQLLEENQNYASKETYQKVAYYRGVELFIDGDYEAAWERFDKSVKSAANPNFEVRALYWKAESAYRLNRFEEALVDFVRFQKAPAAKSLSEYEQLDYNLGYTYFKLKDYNNAISYFQNVVGSNAIDDQRKNDGYLRLGDSYFVNSKYQLARKAYDTSSKMNGPERDYAAFQKTLCDGFLGNNTAKIDGLNEFLTMFPTSSLRDDALFELGNSYINNNQESLGLQTYDRIVDEYSGSKFAPRGLLRSGLVYYNSSRNQQALDKLKEVVQKYPNTQEAKQAVATAKLVYVDEGRVSEYAAWARNLDFVEVTDTELDNASFESAERKQIEGKTAAAIRGYEDYLKEFPNGLHAQNANFALAQLYFANGEKSKALPKYKAVADGGNGEYTEQALTRVCEIYVEQQDYTNAIPYLKRLENTADISENKTFAQSNLMKGFYGQKDYAQTIAYAEKVLNAPKIDNRIKSDAHVMIARSAIATDNEQLAKTAYQDVKQIASGELAAEAWYYDAYFKNKEQNFEASNESVQKLAKDYAAYKEWAGKGLVIMAKNFYRLGDAFQATYILESVISNFSEFEEIVSDAETELATIKAKEAESNSSVDPNQN